A stretch of Schistocerca cancellata isolate TAMUIC-IGC-003103 chromosome 3, iqSchCanc2.1, whole genome shotgun sequence DNA encodes these proteins:
- the LOC126176591 gene encoding transcription factor LBX2-like: protein MLLLCVAEGQASHLNLFNSRQQAKKKRKSRTAFTNHQIFELEKRFLYQKYLSPADRDEIAGQLGLSNAQVITWFQNRRAKLKRDMEELKKDAGSTDVLTAHRSFLEKVTDLGILKKKAPSSSAHMAAAASAVGVAPGVFGGGGDSTIDK from the coding sequence ATGTTGTTGCTTTGTGTTGCAGAGGGCCAAGCCAGCCACCTGAACCTGTTCAACTCGCGGCAGCAGGCGAAGAAGAAGCGGAAGTCGCGCACGGCGTTCACCAACCACCAGATCTTCGAGCTGGAGAAGCGCTTCCTGTACCAGAAGTACCTGTCACCTGCGGACCGCGACGAGATCGCGGGCCAGCTGGGCCTCAGCAACGCGCAGGTCATCACGTGGTTCCAGAATCGGCGCGCCAAGCTCAAGCGCGACATGGAGGAGCTCAAAAAGGACGCCGGGTCCACCGACGTCTTGACCGCGCACAGGTCCTTCCTGGAGAAGGTCACCGACCTCGGCATTCTGAAGAAGAAGGCGCCCTCGAGCAGCGCACACATGGCGGCTGCTGCATCAGCTGTGGGGGTAGCACCTGGAGTGTTCGGGGGCGGGGGCGACTCGACTATCGACAAGTAG